The Providencia sp. PROV188 genome includes a region encoding these proteins:
- the rpoB gene encoding DNA-directed RNA polymerase subunit beta — translation MVYSYTEKKRIRKDFGKRPQVLDIPYLLSIQLDSFQKFIEQDPDGQNGLEAAFRSVFPIQSYSGNAELQYVSYRLGEPVFDVKECQIRGVTYSAPLRVKLRLIVYEREAPEGTVKDIKEQEVYMGEIPLMTENGTFVINGTERVIVSQLHRSPGVFFDSDKGKTHSSGKVLYNARIIPYRGSWLDFEFDPKDNLFVRIDRRRKLPATIILRAMDYNTEEILNLFFDKTVFQIRDNKLMMTLVPERLRGETASFDIEANGKVYVEKGRRITARHIRQLEKEEVSNIEVPVEYIAGKVVARDYIDESTGELICAANMELSLDMLARLSQSGHKTIETLFTNDLDHGAYISETVRVDPTNDRLSALVEIYRMMRPGEPPTREAAENLFDNLFFSEDRYDLSAVGRMKFNRSLNRDEIEGSGILSEEDIIDVMRKLIDIRNGKGEVDDIDHLGNRRIRSVGEMAENQFRVGLVRVERAVKERLSLGDLDALMPQDMINAKPISAAVKEFFGSSQLSQFMDQNNPLSEITHKRRISALGPGGLTRERAGFEVRDVHPTHYGRVCPIETPEGPNIGLINSLSVYAQTNEYGFLETPYRLVRDGIVTDEIHYLSAIEEGNFIIAQANTVLSDDGRFIEELVTCRNKGESSLFSREQVEYMDVSTQQVVSVGASLIPFLEHDDANRALMGANMQRQAVPTLRADKPLVGTGMERAVAVDSGVTAVARRGGLVQYVDASRIVIKVNEDEMYPGEAGIDIYNLTKYTRSNQNTCINQMPCVSLGEPVERGDVLADGPSTDLGELALGQNMRVAFMPWNGYNFEDSILVSERVVQEDRFTTIHIQELSCVSRDTKLGPEEITADIPNVGEAALSKLDESGIVYIGAEVKGGDILVGKVTPKGETQLTPEEKLLRAIFGEKASDVKDSSLRIPNGVSGTVIDVQVFTRDGVEKDKRALEIEETQLRDAKKDLTEELRIFESALFSRIRSVLISGGIEADKLDKLPRDRWLELALADEEKQNQLEQLAEQYDELKSEFAKKLEAKRRKITQGDDLAPGVLKIVKVYLAVKRQIQPGDKMAGRHGNKGVISKINPVEDMPYDENGNPVDIVLNPLGVPSRMNIGQILETHLGMAAKGIGEKINAMLKQQQEVAKLREFIQKAYDLGDDPRQKVDLNTFSDEEVMRLAENLRKGMPIATPVFDGAKEKEIKELLKLGGLPTSGQITLFDGRTGEKFERQVTVGYMYMLKLNHLVDDKMHARSTGSYSLVTQQPLGGKAQFGGQRFGEMEVWALEAYGAAYTLQEMLTVKSDDVNGRTKMYKNIVDGSHQMEPGMPESFNVLLKEIRSLGINIELEDE, via the coding sequence ATGGTTTACTCCTATACCGAGAAAAAACGTATTCGTAAGGATTTTGGTAAACGTCCACAAGTTTTGGATATACCTTATCTCCTTTCCATCCAACTTGACTCGTTCCAGAAGTTTATCGAGCAAGATCCTGATGGCCAGAATGGTCTGGAAGCTGCTTTCCGTTCCGTATTCCCAATTCAGAGCTACAGCGGTAATGCTGAGCTGCAATATGTCAGCTATCGTTTAGGTGAGCCTGTTTTTGACGTTAAAGAATGTCAAATTCGCGGCGTGACCTATTCTGCACCACTGCGTGTAAAACTGCGCCTGATCGTGTATGAGCGAGAAGCTCCTGAAGGCACCGTTAAAGACATCAAAGAACAAGAAGTCTACATGGGTGAAATTCCACTCATGACTGAAAACGGAACTTTTGTTATCAACGGTACTGAGCGTGTTATCGTTTCTCAGTTACACCGTAGTCCTGGTGTATTCTTCGATAGCGATAAAGGTAAAACTCACTCTTCAGGTAAAGTGCTGTATAACGCACGTATTATTCCTTACCGTGGTTCATGGCTTGATTTCGAATTCGATCCGAAAGATAACCTGTTTGTACGTATTGACCGTCGCCGTAAATTACCTGCGACCATTATTCTGCGTGCAATGGATTACAACACCGAAGAAATCTTAAATCTGTTCTTCGACAAAACTGTATTCCAAATCCGCGATAACAAACTGATGATGACGCTGGTTCCTGAGCGTCTGCGTGGTGAAACTGCTTCTTTCGATATCGAAGCAAACGGCAAAGTGTATGTTGAAAAAGGCCGTCGTATCACTGCTCGTCATATTCGTCAGTTAGAAAAAGAAGAAGTTAGCAACATCGAAGTTCCTGTTGAATACATCGCAGGTAAAGTTGTTGCAAGAGATTACATCGATGAGAGCACCGGTGAGCTGATTTGTGCAGCGAACATGGAACTGTCATTAGATATGTTGGCACGTCTGAGCCAGTCTGGTCACAAAACAATCGAAACATTGTTCACCAACGACTTAGACCACGGTGCTTATATCTCTGAAACCGTTCGCGTCGACCCAACGAACGATCGCTTAAGTGCACTGGTAGAAATCTACCGTATGATGCGCCCTGGTGAGCCGCCAACACGCGAAGCTGCAGAAAACCTGTTCGATAACTTGTTCTTCTCTGAAGACCGTTACGACTTGTCTGCTGTAGGTCGTATGAAGTTCAACCGTTCACTGAACCGCGATGAAATCGAAGGTTCTGGTATCCTGAGTGAAGAAGACATCATTGATGTTATGCGTAAACTCATCGATATCCGTAACGGTAAAGGCGAAGTCGATGATATTGACCACTTAGGTAACCGTCGTATTCGTTCCGTTGGCGAAATGGCTGAGAACCAATTCCGTGTAGGTCTGGTTCGTGTTGAGCGTGCAGTGAAAGAGCGTCTTTCTCTGGGTGACCTCGATGCATTAATGCCACAGGATATGATCAACGCTAAGCCAATTTCAGCAGCAGTTAAAGAGTTCTTTGGTTCCAGCCAGCTGTCTCAATTTATGGACCAGAACAACCCACTGTCTGAAATTACGCATAAACGTCGTATCTCTGCATTAGGCCCAGGTGGTCTGACTCGTGAACGCGCAGGCTTCGAAGTACGTGACGTACACCCAACTCACTATGGTCGTGTTTGTCCAATCGAAACCCCTGAAGGTCCGAACATCGGTCTGATCAACTCATTATCTGTTTATGCACAGACCAATGAGTACGGTTTCTTAGAAACTCCATACCGTTTAGTCCGTGATGGCATCGTAACTGATGAAATCCATTACCTGTCTGCAATCGAAGAAGGTAACTTCATCATTGCTCAGGCTAACACCGTATTAAGCGACGATGGCCGTTTCATCGAAGAATTAGTTACTTGCCGTAACAAAGGCGAGTCAAGCTTATTCAGCCGTGAACAAGTTGAATATATGGACGTTTCGACTCAACAGGTTGTTTCTGTTGGTGCGTCACTGATCCCATTCCTTGAACACGATGACGCCAACCGTGCATTGATGGGTGCGAACATGCAACGTCAAGCGGTTCCTACTTTACGTGCTGACAAACCATTAGTTGGTACAGGTATGGAACGTGCAGTAGCGGTTGACTCCGGTGTTACTGCTGTTGCAAGACGTGGTGGTTTAGTTCAATACGTTGATGCTTCTCGTATCGTTATCAAAGTTAACGAAGATGAGATGTATCCGGGCGAAGCTGGAATCGATATCTATAACCTGACTAAATATACTCGTTCTAACCAGAACACCTGTATTAACCAGATGCCTTGCGTATCTTTAGGTGAACCAGTTGAACGTGGTGATGTGTTAGCGGATGGTCCTTCAACAGACCTCGGCGAATTAGCACTGGGTCAAAACATGCGCGTGGCATTCATGCCATGGAATGGTTATAACTTCGAAGACTCCATCTTAGTTTCTGAGCGTGTTGTTCAAGAAGACCGTTTCACAACTATTCACATTCAGGAACTCTCTTGTGTGTCTCGTGACACCAAATTAGGGCCTGAAGAGATCACTGCGGATATTCCAAACGTTGGTGAAGCAGCACTGTCTAAACTTGATGAATCCGGTATCGTTTATATCGGTGCAGAAGTGAAAGGCGGAGACATTCTGGTTGGTAAAGTCACTCCTAAAGGTGAAACCCAATTAACGCCAGAAGAAAAACTGCTGCGTGCTATCTTCGGTGAAAAAGCTTCAGACGTTAAAGACTCTTCTTTACGTATTCCTAACGGTGTATCAGGTACGGTTATCGACGTACAAGTATTTACCCGTGATGGCGTAGAGAAAGACAAACGTGCTCTGGAAATCGAAGAAACTCAGTTACGTGATGCGAAGAAAGACTTAACAGAAGAGCTGCGTATTTTTGAATCCGCACTGTTCTCTCGTATCCGTTCTGTACTGATCAGCGGTGGTATTGAAGCTGATAAACTGGACAAACTGCCTCGTGACCGTTGGTTAGAATTAGCATTAGCTGATGAAGAGAAACAGAACCAGTTAGAGCAATTAGCTGAACAGTACGACGAACTGAAATCTGAGTTCGCTAAGAAACTGGAAGCAAAACGTCGCAAGATCACTCAAGGTGATGACCTTGCACCGGGCGTACTGAAAATTGTTAAGGTTTATCTGGCAGTTAAACGTCAGATCCAACCGGGTGATAAAATGGCGGGTCGCCATGGTAACAAAGGTGTTATCTCAAAAATCAACCCAGTTGAAGACATGCCTTACGATGAAAACGGTAACCCAGTTGACATCGTTCTGAACCCGCTGGGCGTACCATCACGTATGAACATCGGTCAGATTCTGGAAACTCACTTAGGTATGGCTGCTAAAGGTATTGGTGAAAAAATCAATGCTATGCTTAAACAGCAGCAAGAAGTTGCCAAACTGCGTGAATTCATCCAGAAAGCTTACGATTTAGGTGATGATCCGCGTCAGAAAGTTGACTTAAATACTTTCTCTGATGAAGAAGTTATGCGTTTGGCAGAGAACCTGAGAAAAGGTATGCCAATTGCAACACCAGTGTTTGATGGTGCAAAAGAGAAAGAAATTAAAGAACTGCTGAAACTGGGCGGTCTGCCAACTTCAGGTCAGATTACATTGTTCGACGGTCGTACTGGCGAGAAATTTGAGCGTCAAGTAACCGTAGGTTACATGTACATGCTGAAACTGAACCACTTGGTTGACGATAAGATGCACGCCCGTTCAACTGGTTCTTACAGCTTGGTTACTCAGCAGCCGCTGGGTGGTAAAGCGCAGTTCGGTGGTCAGCGTTTCGGGGAGATGGAAGTGTGGGCACTGGAAGCATACGGTGCAGCCTATACTCTTCAAGAAATGCTTACAGTTAAATCGGATGACGTTAACGGCCGTACGAAGATGTATAAAAACATCGTCGATGGCAGCCATCAGATGGAACCTGGTATGCCGGAATCTTTCAACGTATTGCTGAAAGAAATTCGCTCACTGGGTATCAACATCGAGCTGGAAGACGAGTAA
- the rplA gene encoding 50S ribosomal protein L1 — MAKLTKRMRNIREKVDVTKQYDINEAVALLKELATAKFVESVDVAINLGIDARKSDQNVRGATVLPHGTGRSVRVAVFAQGANAEAAKAAGAELVGMEDLADKIKAGEMNFDVVIASPDAMRVVGQLGQVLGPRGLMPNPKVGTVTPNVAEAVNNAKAGQVRYRNDKNGIIHTTIGKADFDADKLKENLEALLIALKKAKPASAKGVFIKKISLSTTMGAGVAIDQSGLSAAV; from the coding sequence ATGGCTAAACTGACTAAGCGCATGCGCAATATCCGTGAGAAAGTTGATGTAACTAAACAGTATGACATCAATGAAGCCGTTGCTCTGCTGAAAGAATTAGCGACTGCTAAATTCGTTGAAAGCGTTGACGTAGCTATCAATCTTGGTATCGATGCTCGTAAATCTGACCAGAACGTTCGCGGTGCAACTGTACTGCCACACGGTACTGGCCGTTCAGTTCGCGTTGCTGTGTTCGCACAAGGCGCAAACGCTGAAGCTGCTAAAGCTGCTGGCGCTGAACTGGTTGGTATGGAAGATCTGGCTGATAAAATCAAAGCTGGTGAAATGAACTTTGACGTTGTTATTGCTTCTCCAGATGCAATGCGCGTTGTTGGCCAATTAGGTCAAGTTCTGGGCCCACGTGGTCTGATGCCAAACCCGAAAGTTGGTACTGTAACTCCTAACGTTGCTGAAGCAGTTAATAACGCTAAAGCTGGTCAGGTTCGTTACCGTAACGACAAAAACGGAATCATCCATACCACTATCGGTAAAGCTGATTTCGACGCTGACAAACTGAAAGAAAACTTAGAAGCACTGCTGATCGCGCTGAAAAAAGCAAAACCAGCTTCTGCTAAAGGTGTTTTCATCAAGAAAATCAGCCTGTCCACTACCATGGGCGCAGGTGTTGCTATCGACCAATCTGGTCTGTCAGCAGCAGTTTAA
- a CDS encoding pyridoxamine 5'-phosphate oxidase family protein: protein MSLKQRSLILLHATRFVTFATLSPENIPWATTVEPKILFNPLRFLWYSAHQSQHSQNIRHHAQVSGTLFNYHLPEFDSASFDGAQFIGTARELSVDESAEAYREFHQHSLFDEAQNTLPSIALEQLQKGGHSRFYELIIDQWWLFDMEHWLANQESRRIPVPLSYLNDE from the coding sequence ATGAGTTTAAAGCAGCGCAGTTTAATTCTTTTGCACGCCACCCGTTTTGTTACTTTTGCTACACTCAGCCCCGAAAATATTCCGTGGGCAACCACCGTCGAGCCGAAAATTCTGTTCAATCCTCTACGATTTCTTTGGTATTCCGCACATCAAAGCCAGCATTCCCAAAATATTCGCCATCACGCCCAAGTAAGTGGAACGCTGTTTAATTATCATTTACCTGAGTTTGATTCTGCCAGTTTTGACGGCGCTCAGTTCATAGGAACAGCACGGGAATTATCGGTTGATGAGTCTGCAGAAGCTTATAGGGAATTTCATCAACATTCACTTTTCGATGAAGCTCAAAATACGTTGCCCTCTATTGCCCTTGAGCAACTTCAAAAAGGCGGCCATTCACGCTTTTATGAACTTATTATTGATCAGTGGTGGTTGTTTGATATGGAACATTGGCTGGCTAATCAAGAAAGTCGCCGCATTCCTGTGCCGCTGAGCTACCTTAATGATGAATAG
- the rpoC gene encoding DNA-directed RNA polymerase subunit beta' — protein sequence MKDLIKFLKAQTKTEEFDAIKIALASPDMIRSWSFGEVKKPETINYRTFKPERDGLFCARIFGPVKDYECLCGKYKRLKHRGVICEKCGVEVTQTKVRRERMGHIELASPTAHIWFLKSLPSRIGLLLDMPLRDIERVLYFESYVVVEGGMTSLERAQILTEEQYLDALEEFGDEFDAKMGAEAIQGLLKNLDLENECETLREELNETNSETKRKKLTKRIKLLEAFIQSGNKPEWMILNVLPVLPPDLRPLVPLDGGRFATSDLNDLYRRVINRNNRLKRLLDLAAPDIIVRNEKRMLQEAVDALLDNGRRGRAITGSNKRPLKSLADMIKGKQGRFRQNLLGKRVDYSGRSVITVGPYLRLHQCGLPKKMALELFKPFIYGKLELRGLATTIKAAKKMVEREEAVVWDILDEVIREHPVMLNRAPTLHRLGIQAFEPILIEGKAIQLHPLVCAAYNADFDGDQMAVHVPLTLEAQLEARALMMSTNNILSPASGEPIIVPSQDVVLGIYYMTRDCVNAKGEGMVLAGPKEAERVYRSGHASLHARVKVRITEEVKDSEGNITINTGLVDTTVGRAILWMIVPKGLPYSLVNQALGKKAISKMLNTCYRVLGLKPTVIFADQIMYTGFAYAARSGASVGIDDMVIPEKKAGIIAEAEAEVAEIQEQFQSGLVTAGERYNKVIDIWAAANERVAKAMMENLSTEAVINRDGEEEQQVSFNSIFMMADSGARGSAAQIRQLAGMRGLMAKPDGSIIETPITANFREGLNVLQYFISTHGARKGLADTALKTANSGYLTRRLVDVAQDLVVTEDDCGTHEGILMTPVIEGGDVKEPLRERVLGRVTAEDILIPGTADILVPRNTLLHEKLCDLLEANSVDSVKVRSVVSCETDFGVCAHCYGRDLARGHIINKGEAIGVIAAQSIGEPGTQLTMRTFHIGGAASRAAAESSIQVRNTGTLKLFNAKYVTNSEGKLVITSRNTELRLIDEFGRTKESYKVPYGAHLTKGDGAAVIGGETVANWDPHTMPVVSEVSGIISFSDMLEGLSMTRQTDELTGLSSIVVMDTAERTSAGKDLRPALRVVDANGKDVLIPNTDMPAQYFLPGNAIVQLDDGIAINVGDTLARIPQESVGTKDITGGLPRVADLFEARRPKEPAILAEISGIISFGKETKGKRRLVITPLDGSEPYEEMIPKWRQLNVFEGEIVERGDVVSDGPESPHDILRLRGVHAVTRYITNEVQEVYRLQGVKINDKHIEVIVRQMLRKVTIADAGSSEFLEGEQVEYSRVKVSNRKLETEGKIPANFERDLLGITKASLATESFISAASFQETTRVLTEAAVAGKRDELRGLKENVIVGRLIPAGTGFAYHQDRIRRRHLSEAVEAPQVSADEATANLAELLNAGFTSDNQN from the coding sequence GTGAAAGACTTAATTAAGTTTCTGAAAGCGCAAACCAAGACCGAAGAGTTTGATGCGATCAAGATTGCTCTGGCATCACCTGACATGATCCGTTCATGGTCATTCGGTGAAGTTAAAAAGCCAGAAACCATTAACTACCGTACGTTCAAACCTGAGCGTGACGGTCTTTTCTGTGCGCGTATTTTCGGGCCAGTAAAAGACTACGAATGCCTGTGCGGTAAGTACAAGCGTTTAAAACACCGTGGTGTGATTTGTGAGAAGTGTGGCGTTGAAGTTACACAAACTAAAGTGCGTCGTGAGCGTATGGGTCATATTGAACTCGCGTCTCCAACTGCGCATATTTGGTTCTTAAAATCACTGCCATCCCGTATTGGTTTGCTGCTCGATATGCCACTGCGCGATATCGAACGCGTTCTGTATTTTGAATCTTATGTTGTTGTTGAAGGCGGAATGACCAGCCTTGAGCGCGCACAGATTCTGACAGAAGAGCAATACTTAGATGCGTTGGAAGAGTTCGGTGACGAATTTGACGCGAAAATGGGTGCGGAAGCAATCCAAGGTCTGCTGAAAAACCTCGATCTTGAGAACGAGTGTGAAACGCTGCGTGAAGAGTTAAACGAAACTAACTCAGAAACCAAGCGTAAAAAGCTGACTAAGCGTATCAAACTGTTAGAAGCGTTTATTCAATCTGGTAACAAACCAGAGTGGATGATCCTGAACGTTCTGCCAGTTCTGCCACCTGATCTGCGTCCATTAGTACCACTGGATGGTGGTCGTTTCGCTACATCGGATCTGAACGATCTGTATCGTCGCGTAATCAACCGTAACAACCGTCTGAAACGTCTTCTGGATCTGGCTGCGCCAGACATCATCGTACGTAACGAAAAACGTATGCTGCAAGAAGCGGTTGATGCACTGTTAGATAACGGTCGTCGTGGTCGCGCAATCACTGGTTCTAACAAACGTCCTCTGAAATCTTTGGCAGATATGATCAAAGGTAAACAAGGTCGTTTCCGTCAGAACTTACTTGGTAAGCGTGTTGACTACTCAGGTCGTTCTGTAATCACCGTAGGTCCATACCTGCGTCTGCATCAGTGCGGTCTGCCTAAGAAAATGGCACTTGAGTTATTCAAACCATTTATCTACGGCAAATTAGAATTACGTGGTCTGGCAACAACCATTAAAGCTGCGAAGAAAATGGTTGAGCGCGAAGAAGCGGTTGTTTGGGATATCTTGGATGAAGTTATCCGCGAACACCCAGTGATGCTGAACCGTGCACCAACACTTCACCGTCTGGGTATCCAAGCGTTCGAACCAATTCTGATCGAAGGTAAAGCTATCCAATTGCACCCACTCGTTTGTGCGGCATATAACGCCGACTTCGATGGTGACCAAATGGCGGTACACGTTCCTCTGACTCTGGAAGCTCAGTTAGAAGCGCGTGCGTTGATGATGTCAACCAACAACATCCTGTCTCCGGCAAGTGGTGAGCCTATCATCGTTCCTTCTCAGGACGTTGTATTAGGTATCTACTACATGACGCGCGACTGCGTAAACGCGAAAGGCGAGGGCATGGTTTTAGCCGGTCCTAAAGAAGCTGAGCGTGTTTACCGTTCTGGCCATGCTTCACTGCATGCCCGCGTTAAAGTTCGTATCACTGAAGAAGTGAAAGACAGCGAAGGTAACATTACGATTAACACTGGTTTAGTTGATACCACTGTTGGCCGTGCAATTTTATGGATGATCGTACCGAAAGGTCTGCCTTACTCGCTGGTTAACCAAGCGTTAGGTAAGAAAGCTATCTCCAAAATGCTGAACACCTGTTACCGCGTACTGGGTCTGAAACCAACGGTTATTTTTGCTGACCAAATCATGTATACCGGTTTTGCCTATGCGGCACGTTCTGGTGCATCGGTTGGTATCGACGATATGGTTATTCCAGAGAAAAAAGCTGGGATCATCGCCGAAGCAGAAGCAGAAGTTGCAGAAATTCAGGAACAGTTCCAGTCTGGTCTGGTTACAGCAGGCGAACGTTACAACAAAGTTATCGATATCTGGGCAGCGGCAAACGAACGTGTTGCTAAAGCGATGATGGAAAACTTGTCTACTGAAGCAGTCATTAACCGTGACGGTGAAGAAGAACAACAAGTTTCTTTCAACAGTATCTTTATGATGGCCGACTCCGGTGCTCGTGGTTCTGCAGCGCAGATTCGTCAGCTGGCCGGTATGCGTGGTCTGATGGCTAAGCCAGATGGCTCAATCATCGAAACGCCAATCACGGCGAACTTCCGTGAAGGTCTGAACGTTCTCCAGTACTTTATTTCTACCCACGGTGCTCGTAAAGGTCTTGCGGATACCGCATTGAAAACTGCGAACTCCGGTTATCTGACTCGTCGTTTAGTTGACGTTGCTCAGGACTTGGTTGTCACTGAAGATGACTGTGGTACTCACGAAGGTATCCTGATGACTCCGGTTATCGAGGGTGGCGACGTTAAAGAACCACTGCGTGAACGTGTACTTGGACGTGTAACTGCAGAAGATATCCTGATCCCAGGTACTGCAGATATTCTGGTTCCACGTAATACACTGTTACACGAAAAACTGTGTGACCTGTTAGAAGCTAACTCTGTTGACAGCGTGAAAGTACGTTCCGTAGTAAGTTGTGAAACTGACTTCGGTGTGTGTGCTCACTGTTATGGTCGTGACCTTGCTCGTGGTCATATCATCAACAAAGGTGAAGCTATCGGTGTTATCGCGGCACAGTCAATCGGTGAGCCGGGTACACAGCTGACGATGCGTACGTTCCACATCGGTGGTGCGGCATCTCGTGCGGCAGCAGAATCAAGCATCCAAGTTCGTAACACAGGTACGTTGAAACTGTTCAACGCGAAATATGTTACTAACTCAGAAGGCAAGCTGGTAATTACTTCTCGTAATACAGAACTGCGTCTGATCGACGAATTCGGTCGTACTAAAGAGAGCTATAAAGTTCCTTACGGTGCGCACTTAACGAAGGGTGATGGTGCAGCAGTGATCGGCGGTGAAACCGTTGCAAACTGGGATCCACACACCATGCCAGTTGTCAGTGAAGTATCGGGTATCATCAGCTTCTCCGACATGCTTGAAGGTCTGTCAATGACTCGTCAAACTGATGAGTTAACTGGTTTATCTTCAATCGTTGTTATGGATACCGCTGAGCGTACCAGTGCTGGTAAAGACTTACGTCCTGCACTGCGTGTAGTCGATGCGAACGGTAAAGATGTTCTGATCCCTAACACAGACATGCCTGCTCAGTATTTCTTACCGGGTAACGCAATTGTTCAGTTAGATGATGGCATTGCAATCAACGTCGGTGATACTTTAGCGCGTATTCCACAAGAATCCGTAGGTACTAAAGATATCACGGGTGGTCTGCCACGCGTTGCTGACCTGTTCGAAGCTCGTCGTCCGAAAGAGCCTGCGATCCTGGCTGAAATCAGCGGTATTATCTCGTTTGGTAAAGAAACCAAAGGGAAACGCCGTCTGGTTATCACTCCATTAGATGGAAGTGAGCCATACGAAGAGATGATCCCTAAATGGCGTCAGCTTAACGTATTCGAAGGTGAAATCGTTGAACGCGGTGACGTAGTTTCTGATGGTCCAGAGTCTCCACATGATATCCTGCGTCTGCGTGGTGTTCATGCTGTGACTCGTTACATCACGAACGAAGTTCAGGAAGTTTACCGCTTACAAGGCGTTAAGATTAACGATAAACACATCGAAGTTATCGTTCGTCAGATGCTGCGTAAAGTCACCATCGCGGATGCAGGAAGCTCTGAATTCCTCGAAGGTGAGCAAGTTGAGTACTCACGAGTTAAAGTTTCTAACCGTAAACTGGAAACTGAAGGTAAGATTCCAGCTAACTTTGAACGTGATCTGTTGGGTATTACTAAGGCATCTCTGGCAACAGAATCCTTCATCTCAGCGGCATCGTTCCAAGAAACAACTCGCGTACTGACAGAAGCAGCGGTAGCAGGTAAGCGTGATGAACTGCGCGGTCTGAAAGAGAACGTTATTGTTGGACGTCTGATCCCAGCAGGTACCGGTTTCGCGTACCACCAGGATCGTATCCGTCGTCGTCATCTGAGCGAAGCTGTGGAAGCTCCACAAGTTAGCGCAGATGAAGCAACAGCGAACTTAGCTGAACTGTTAAATGCAGGCTTCACCAGCGACAATCAGAACTAA
- the rplL gene encoding 50S ribosomal protein L7/L12: MSITKDQILDAVAEMSVMDVVELITMMEEKFGVSAAAAVAVAAGPAEAAEEKTEFDVVLASVGANKVAVIKAVRGATGLGLKEAKDMVESAPAVIKEAASKDEAETLKKSLEEAGASVELK, translated from the coding sequence ATGTCTATCACTAAAGACCAAATCCTTGATGCAGTTGCAGAAATGTCTGTAATGGACGTTGTTGAACTGATTACTATGATGGAAGAAAAATTCGGCGTTTCTGCTGCTGCAGCTGTTGCTGTTGCTGCGGGTCCAGCTGAAGCTGCTGAAGAAAAAACTGAATTCGACGTTGTTCTGGCATCTGTTGGTGCAAACAAAGTTGCAGTTATCAAAGCAGTTCGTGGCGCAACCGGTCTTGGCCTGAAAGAAGCTAAAGACATGGTAGAATCAGCTCCAGCAGTTATCAAAGAAGCTGCAAGCAAAGACGAAGCTGAAACTCTGAAAAAATCTCTTGAAGAAGCAGGCGCTTCTGTTGAACTTAAATAA
- the rplJ gene encoding 50S ribosomal protein L10: MALNLQDKQAIVAEVSEVAKGALSAVVADSRGVTVAKMTELRKAGREAGVYIRVVRNTLIRRAVEGTAYDVLKDAFVGPTLIAFSNEHPGAGARLFKEFAKANPAFEIKAAAFEGELIQAKDIDRLATLPTYDEAIARLMATMKEAAAGKLVRTLAALRDQKEAA; this comes from the coding sequence ATGGCACTAAATCTTCAAGACAAACAAGCGATTGTTGCTGAAGTCAGCGAAGTAGCCAAAGGCGCGCTTTCTGCAGTTGTTGCTGATTCACGCGGCGTAACTGTAGCAAAAATGACTGAACTGCGTAAAGCAGGTCGCGAAGCTGGCGTTTATATCCGTGTTGTTCGTAACACACTGATTCGCCGTGCTGTTGAAGGTACAGCTTATGATGTACTGAAAGACGCGTTTGTTGGTCCAACCTTAATTGCTTTCTCTAACGAACATCCGGGCGCTGGCGCTCGTCTGTTCAAAGAGTTCGCGAAAGCGAATCCAGCATTTGAGATTAAAGCTGCGGCCTTTGAAGGTGAGTTAATCCAAGCGAAAGATATCGATCGTCTGGCAACTCTCCCAACTTACGATGAAGCAATCGCACGCCTGATGGCAACCATGAAAGAAGCCGCTGCCGGCAAATTGGTTCGTACTCTGGCTGCTCTGCGCGATCAGAAAGAAGCTGCATAA